The DNA segment CCGAGCGGTGGCGGTGTTCCCCCGGGCAGCGCGGTGGACAGGATCGGTGCGGCGAAACGGGAGGCCCGGCGCTGCCGCAACCGCCGGCCTGCCGACGGGCCGTCCCACCGGGCCGCCGAGCCCATCGGCCCTCGCCTCGGATTGTCGTCACGAAGGGAACCCGGCTATGTCCACCCATCTGTCCGCCCGGAGCGGGGCCGTCGCCGTTCTGGCTGCCGTCGCACTCGCCGCGCCCGTCGTCGCCGCCGACACCGCGGCCGCAAGGGGTACGAAGCTGACGCATGCGCAGGCCGCGAGCAAGTTACGGGCGGCCGGCATCAGCTGGACGTCGAGCGGTCACTGCTCGAACCGCAACAACCGGAGCTGCACTTCCTTCACCCGCATCAACTCCGGCACGGTCTCGGGGATCATCACCTTCAAGCGGGCCAGCCGCTGCGCGGTCACCATCACCGGCGGCACCGAAACCGGTCATGCATCAGGCCAGTTCAGCCACTGGAACGGCTACAAGGTGGACATCTCGCCGACCGGCTGCGTCACGAACTACATCAAGCACACCTTCCGGTACGCCGGTAAGCGCGGTGACGGCGCGCCCATGTACAAGTCCTCCACGGGCAACATCTACGCCCGGGAGAGCAGCCACTGGGACATCACCTACAAGTGACAGGCAGAGAGGAGACCAGCATGCGTACCGTCGTACGTCTCGCGGCCGGCGCGGCCGCCTCTCTCCTGCTGACCCTGTCCGGGACCGTGCCGGGGAACGCGGCCCCCACCGTGGCCACGGCCACGGCCACGGCCCACTGCACAGGCAGTGGCTGCGCCGGCCGGAACCCGGTGGGCACCGGCTGCGACCGCCAGGCGCGCACGGTCCGCCGCAGCGCCGAAATCGGCCCCCTCGTGGAGCTGCGCTACAGCGCGGCCTGCCGGGCGGCGTGGGTCCGCGTCACCCACGCGCGGGGTGGTGACCGTATCGAGGCCCGGAACAAGGGCGGCGCCTGCCGTCCCACCTCGTGCTACGCGAGAACGGTGGCGCCGGGCCACTCCTCCGTGTACACCGCCATGGTCAACGACAAGGGGATCAGGGCCTGGGGCTGTCTTCAGCGGCGGAACGGCAATGTCGTGTGCACGGAAGCGTACTGAGCGGCCGCGGGAGCGGGTGAGGTGAGGGGCGCGCGGCCCACCGCGTCCCTCACCAGCATCCGCATCACGCATCCGCATTCCCGGGGCCCGCTCCGCCCTGCTCGTGCTCCGGATCCGACTCCTGCTTGCGGCGCCGAACTCCCTGATGCCGAAACCCAGTTGTGGACCCGCGCCGCCGGGCGTCCTCCCGGGCGGCCGTCCCCACGCATCCGGCGCGAGGGCGCACCCTAGACTTCGTAGCGGCGCTCGCCCTCGCCTCGTCTGCGATGTCGCTACGCGCCGCCGTCCCTCATGCCCGGACCCCGACCACGGCACACGGCTTCACCGCCCGACCCGCAAAAGGACAACCGCACCCGTGAAGAAGAGCGCGATAGCCGGCGTCTGCGTACTCGGCCTGCTCGTGATCGCCGGCGCCTACCAAGGCAGCGCCGCCACCAGCGACCCGCTGACCCTCGCCGAGTACCACAAGCTCAAGGCCGGCAGCAGCCAGAAGCTCCTGTTCACGTACGCGAGCACCTGCCAGCAGGACAGCGAGAAAGTCGCCGACGACTATCCCGTCACCTGGACGTGCTACGGCGCCGACGGAAGCAGCAGCGCGGTGTTCTTCTACTCCGAGGGTGTGCTGTTCAGCAAGGCACAGACCGGGCTGACGTAGACCGGACGACCGTGCCCGCCACGCTGCGGCGGGACGGACGAAGGACGGCGGAGCGCCGGCGCGCGCGGTTCACTTGCCCGGCGTCTCCGCCAGCCGGAAGGGGCCCGCGGCACCGGGGCCGAACATCACCGGCAGGTTGCGCCCCAGCGGCACCACCACGATCGGCTCTTCGCGGTACTCCCTGAGGAAGTTCTCCAAGGGCTCCCAGATGAGGCTCCGGTACCCCGACTCGCTTCGTTGGGGTTCGAAGGAGAGAGTCAGCGCAGAGTCCATTACGGTGACGCTCACGGCGTCCACTTGCAGCCACTCTCCACCGATCCAGGCTTCGAGCCTCACGTATGACATGGGGCAAGGGTGCCTTGCATCTGATGCCGCCCGCAAACCAGCCCCCCGGGATGCCTCCGCTATGGCTGCCGGGCGACGATCACCCGCCGCCTCCGAGGCGCCGATGTGTGGTGCGGCGACCGAGGGTGCCGGAGAGCGGAACCCTAGCGTGACGCCCGGGAAGAGAGCTGGCTCAAACAGGCTTCTCCGAAGGCCCGGCACCCATCAGAGGCGGGCGGGGGCCCGGCCGCCGTGGGGGGCGAACTCCACTGCGGCCACGTGCTCTCGTGAACTGCGGTCCAGTAGGACCACGGATATCGCTTCCCGCACCGGGGCGAGACGCGGAGGCGGCGGGGACTGGGGCGGCCCGGACTGGTGCGGGAGCCTGACGCCCTGTACGGATGCGGAGCCGGCTTCGGCTTCGTCGACGGCGGCCCGTGGGGCACACGGCTGCGTCGTGCCGGGTCCGGGCAACGCCCCCAGCAGCCGGTCGAGGCCCTTGCGGTGCCGGACGAAGGCACGTCGCGGGGCCCACCGGCCGCGGGCCTCCTGGCCCGAGAGGGCCTCGGCCACCCCTACGTCCAACAGCACCAGGTGCAGTTCGCGTCCCTGCCGTCCGGCGCTTCGGGCCAGCCACCGGCGCATCCACGGCCGGCCACCGCAGTCGTGGACCAGCACCGGGTCGCCGGCGCGCATCGCCGTACGCAGCCACCGGAAGTACTTCCACCGCGCCCATGGGCGGTACACCGCGTACGGCAACCAGGCCGGCATCACCGCCTCACAGGCGACATGGACGATGCGCGGATCCACCACGGACGCGGCCCCGGACCATCGCCGCAGCAGGGTGCTCTTCCCGCTCCCCGGCAGTCCGGAGACCACCACCACCGCCCCGGCGGGGTACGACAACCGCGCCGGAACGTCCCCTGTGCCCCGCAGATCCACCAGGCCGCGTGGCCGCAACACCCGTTCCTCGTCCGGAACAAGGGACTTCCCCGTTGCCCCCGGCCTGACCGAATTGCTCACTGACCGCCCTTTGACCTCATGGTTTCCCCGCACCGTCGCGACGAGCGATCCTCACACAGTGCGCAAGCCCTGCAAAGCCGGACGAGGAGAACCAGTTGCCGTCGAGCGCTGCGGCGACGTGCCCGCCCGGCAGGCGCACCCGTCCGGCCGACGCGCTCGTCCGGCCGACATGCCCGTCCGGCCGACATGCCCGTCCGGCTCGCCCGAGTTGGCTCCCGGCACCGGACGGGAGCCGCCCGGCGTCGCTCAGCGCCCCTGGGGCCTTGCGGTCTCGGGCGGGTGTGCCCGCAGAGCCCCGTAGACGGACCAGGCCACGGAGACCAGCGGTACGGCGACGATCGCTCCGGGCACCCCCGCCGTGACGCTGCCACAGATGACCGCGAGCGCCACCACCACCGGATGCAGCCGGACGGCCCGGCTCATCACGA comes from the Streptomyces angustmyceticus genome and includes:
- a CDS encoding DUF2690 domain-containing protein, translating into MRTVVRLAAGAAASLLLTLSGTVPGNAAPTVATATATAHCTGSGCAGRNPVGTGCDRQARTVRRSAEIGPLVELRYSAACRAAWVRVTHARGGDRIEARNKGGACRPTSCYARTVAPGHSSVYTAMVNDKGIRAWGCLQRRNGNVVCTEAY
- a CDS encoding AAA family ATPase; protein product: MLRPRGLVDLRGTGDVPARLSYPAGAVVVVSGLPGSGKSTLLRRWSGAASVVDPRIVHVACEAVMPAWLPYAVYRPWARWKYFRWLRTAMRAGDPVLVHDCGGRPWMRRWLARSAGRQGRELHLVLLDVGVAEALSGQEARGRWAPRRAFVRHRKGLDRLLGALPGPGTTQPCAPRAAVDEAEAGSASVQGVRLPHQSGPPQSPPPPRLAPVREAISVVLLDRSSREHVAAVEFAPHGGRAPARL